In Segatella copri, the DNA window TGGGCGGAAGTGATAAGGTGTGCGTATAGTTCATCGCTTAAGATATTAAAAGCCTTTCTACACTTCCGTCTATGGAGTGGGGGAAGGCTTTTTACTTTATCTGATGCTTCTGCACGGATTGCTATATAAACGTAGTGCGTTCTGAATGTGTAGCTCTTATATATAATAAGGTGTAAATTTAAAATTTTAAAGATATGAGTGACAGATTATACATTTTCGACACGACCCTCCGCGATGGCGAACAGGTTCCGGGATGTCAGTTGAACACAGTTGAGAAGATTCAGGTGGCAAAGCAACTGGAGCAGTTGGGCGTGGATGTAATTGAGGCTGGATTTCCTATATCAAGTCCGGGCGACTTCAATTCAGTGGTAGAAATCTCTAAGGCTGTAACCTGGCCTACTATTTGTGCACTTACCCGTGCCGTAGAAAAAGATATTGATTGTGCTGCTGAGGCTTTGCAGTATGCCAAGCATAAGAGAATCCATACCGGTATCGGTACCAGCGACAGTCATATCAAGTATAAGTTCAATTCTACCCGCGAGGAAATCATCGAACGTGCTGTAGCTGCTGTCAAGTATGCTAAAAAGTATGTTGAGGACGTTGAGTTCTATGCTGAGGATGCAGGCCGTACCGATAATGAGTATCTGGCTCGTGTCGTAGAGGCTGTTGTCAAGGCGGGTGCTACTGTAGTGAACATTCCTGATACTACAGGTTATTGTCTGCCTGATGAATATGGTGACAAAATCAAGTATCTCATGGAGCATGTTGATGGCATTGACAAGGCACGCCTTTCTACCCACTGTCATAACGACCTCGGTATGGCTACTGCCAATACCCTGCAGGGTGTTTTAAATGGTGCACGCCAGGTTGAGGTTACCATCAATGGTATCGGTGAGCGTGCAGGTAATACTTCGCTCGAAGAGATTGCCATGATTCTTAAGTGTCACAAGCATATCGATATTGATACCAACATCAATACCACCAAGATTATTCCTACCTCACGCATGGTGAGCAGCCTGATGAATATGCCTGTCCAGCCAAACAAGGCTATCGTGGGTCGCAATGCATTTGCTCATTCTTCCGGTATCCATCAGGATGGTGTCTTGAAGAATGTTCAGACTTACGAAATCATTGATCCTAAGGATGTGGGATTGGATGACAATGCTATCGTATTGACAGCCCGTTCTGGTCGTGCTGCATTGAAGTACCGTCTCCATGTCAATGGTGTAGAGATTAATGATGAGGAGAAGCTCGACAAGATTTACAAGAAGTTCCTCCAGCTGGCTGATAAGAAGAAGGAAGTTACCGATGAGGATGTTTTGATGCTTGCCGGTGCTGATTCTGCTGATAAGCATGGTGTTCAGCTCGACTGGTTGCAGGTTACTACAGGTAAGGGCGTGAAGAGCGTGGCAAGTATCGGTCTTGATATTGCAGGTCAGAAGTTTGAGGCTGCATCATCTGGTAACGGTCCGGTAGATGCTGCTATCAATGCTCTCAAGAAGGTCATCACCAAGGAGATGAACCTCAAGGAGTTCACTATCCAGGCTATCGACAAGGGCTCTGATGATGTGGGCAAGGTTCACATGCAGGTAGAATACGATGGTCATGTATATTATGGTTTCGGTGCAGATACCGACATCGTTACGGCTTCTGTTGAGGCTTACATTGATTGTATTAACAAGTTTAAGATTAGATAAACATATATATAACAAGAGATATTATGAATACATTATTCGACAAGATTTGGGACAAGCACGTTGTCCAGATTGTTCCGGACGGTCCTACACAGCTTTACATCGACCGTCTCTACTGTCACGAAGTAACATCACCTCAGGCATTCGCTGGTATGCGAGCACGCGGACTCAAGATGTTCCGTCCAGACCAGATTTTCTGTATGCCTGACCACAATACTCCAACCCACGATCAGGATAAACCAATTGAGGATCCTATCTCAAAGAAGCAGGTAGATACCTTGGCAAAGAATACCGCTGATTTCGGTGTTACTCACTTTGCCATGAACACAAAGGATAATGGTATCATCCACGTAGTAGGTCCTGAGAAGGGTCTTTCTCTTCCTGGTATGACCATCGTCTGCGGCGACTCTCATACTTCTACTCATGGTGCAATGGGTGCTGTAGCTTTCGGTATCGGTACTTCTGAGGTCGAGATGGTGATGGCTTCACAATGTATTCTCCAGAGCAAGCCAAAGTCTATGCGTATCAGCATCAACGGTAAGCTCAGCAAGGGCGTTACTGCCAAGGACGTTGCTCTCTATCTGATGAGCCAGCTCACTACTTCAGGTGCTACCGGTTACTTCGTTGAGTACAGTGGCGATGTAGTGAAGGATATGTCTATGGAAGGTCGTCTTACCCTCTGTAACCTCTCTATCGAGATGGGTGCCCGTGGTGGTTTCGTTGCTCCTGATGAGACAACATTCGAGTACATCAAGGGTCGTGAATATGCACCTAAGGGTGAAGAGTGGGACAAGGCTGTGGCTTACTGGAAGACCTTGAAGAGTGGCGATGATGCGGTCTTCGACAAA includes these proteins:
- a CDS encoding 2-isopropylmalate synthase; translation: MSDRLYIFDTTLRDGEQVPGCQLNTVEKIQVAKQLEQLGVDVIEAGFPISSPGDFNSVVEISKAVTWPTICALTRAVEKDIDCAAEALQYAKHKRIHTGIGTSDSHIKYKFNSTREEIIERAVAAVKYAKKYVEDVEFYAEDAGRTDNEYLARVVEAVVKAGATVVNIPDTTGYCLPDEYGDKIKYLMEHVDGIDKARLSTHCHNDLGMATANTLQGVLNGARQVEVTINGIGERAGNTSLEEIAMILKCHKHIDIDTNINTTKIIPTSRMVSSLMNMPVQPNKAIVGRNAFAHSSGIHQDGVLKNVQTYEIIDPKDVGLDDNAIVLTARSGRAALKYRLHVNGVEINDEEKLDKIYKKFLQLADKKKEVTDEDVLMLAGADSADKHGVQLDWLQVTTGKGVKSVASIGLDIAGQKFEAASSGNGPVDAAINALKKVITKEMNLKEFTIQAIDKGSDDVGKVHMQVEYDGHVYYGFGADTDIVTASVEAYIDCINKFKIR
- the leuC gene encoding 3-isopropylmalate dehydratase large subunit, whose amino-acid sequence is MNTLFDKIWDKHVVQIVPDGPTQLYIDRLYCHEVTSPQAFAGMRARGLKMFRPDQIFCMPDHNTPTHDQDKPIEDPISKKQVDTLAKNTADFGVTHFAMNTKDNGIIHVVGPEKGLSLPGMTIVCGDSHTSTHGAMGAVAFGIGTSEVEMVMASQCILQSKPKSMRISINGKLSKGVTAKDVALYLMSQLTTSGATGYFVEYSGDVVKDMSMEGRLTLCNLSIEMGARGGFVAPDETTFEYIKGREYAPKGEEWDKAVAYWKTLKSGDDAVFDKELTFEAKDIEPRITYGTNPGMGIGITENIPTLDEIPEEEQAGFKKSLNYMGFQSGEKLEGHPIDYVFLGACTNGRIEDFRAFASLVKGKKKADGVTAWLVPGSWLVDKQIREEGIDKIVEAAGFEIRQPGCSACLAMNDDKIPAGKYSVSTSNRNFEGRQGPGSRTILASPYVAAAAAITGKITDPREFM